DNA from Felis catus isolate Fca126 chromosome B3, F.catus_Fca126_mat1.0, whole genome shotgun sequence:
CCCAGAGCCCTGGAAGGAGCAGTCTCCTTATCAGGATGCGCACGGCTGAGCTCCAGCTATGCACCCGCCCAGCTTCAGGAGCCAGGCTGGCGGCcaggcagcaggggtggggtgggcagcaAAGGGCTCCCCAGTTCTCAGTCCCAGCGGCCCAAGCCACCAGGCAGGGGATGAGGCAACAGGGTCAACCTGGCGCCTACTGAACACTCTTCCCAGACCATGGGTCCCCCCCAACTGCCCCCAGGGTGGCTTGAAtgggggaagaagggggagggctGGCAAACAGGCAGGAGACACAGCCCCTGCACCAGTGCCTCCTtttgggaggagaaagggagaaagggagtcaAGTGCCAACAATGCTCAGTCTAGAATGAGATGTGGAGAGTGTTCTAGAGCCACCCCCATTCCACTCACAAGGAGACTGTGAGGAGAGGTTATTCACCCAAGGTCAAACTAGCCTTACTAGAGAGCCTAGGACCAGGTCTGTGGTGAAGAACTTCCACTGCAGGGAAAAAACTGCCCCCCAACCTGTACCTGGCAGTCTGTGAGGCTCAAACCACCCCCTAAGGTGACTTCTAATCCAAGGTGTAGaaacagggtggggggagggggcctgtcTGTTGCTCCAACATTTCCATGCCATCCCTTCCGACTCACACACCTGAGCTTGCCTGGCACCTTGACTCTCGGctggcccttccctcctcctccatgcCCACCTCCCCAACCCATCCTCCCAAGTAGTCTCCAAACAGAGCTATGGAGCTCCTGGAGGGGATCCTATTACCTACACACCCCACAGCGCTCTGATAGTTCAGACCCACTGACCTGGCCCTTcttcccccatctctgccccatctccctgCCCAGATTATGTTTCTTAAGGGCATGGGTCGTACTCCTATTTCCGCTTTCCCCACTCTAGCACCCAgtacggtgcctggcacagagcaagtgctCAACAAATAGTCACTGGCAAACTGACCTGGTAAGAGAGAAAATACCTGCCAGAGCCTGCTAAAAAGCACACAGTGAGCCCCACCAATTATCTCCcactaaataaaaatgatgacGGACAGGGTAACCACAAATGGGGACCTGGGCCCCAGAGTTAGGGAGGAGACAGGGTGGCAGAGGGGAGGAAGCCACTTCCAGGAGAAGCTGTCTGGAAGAGGAACAAGGGACACAGAAAGCCTACCACAGGTCACAGGTCAGGGACTGCCCAAAGCCCTTGAATCAGGCCTGGAGTGACCATGTGGGGACCAGGGTGACCAGATGAatgctgcctctccccacctaGCCCCCATCAGTGCTGTCTTCAGGAACCACCACTGAAGCACATTCCTTTCCCCTCCAGCCACTACACTGCACCGAACAAGACATCTGGGACAAATCCTGGGCCCACCCTCCCCTTCCACACTAGGTATCAGAAGATCTGTGATCTGACCCTCTATGTGCCCCCAGGCTGGGTGCCGACTCTCCAGAGGGGACAGACTGGAGGAGCTCAGAGCCCTTCCAGGCCCAAGAGCCTTTATTCTTCCAGCAGGTCTCACCCCCACAGGCCCCCAAAGCCACCTAAGATGCATACACCCCTAAGATGCTACAGGCAGAAATGTGCAAGCCCTGCAGAGCAGAGGTCAGAACAGGGGAACTGCAAGCTTCTGGCCTGCCAGAAGCCTCCACCTGTCCTCACCTCTGTTCCAGAACCCAGGGCCTGCTCAGGTAAGCagtgctgggggtgggtgggggtgggaaatcCCAGGAAGAGAACAAAGAAGGGAGGCAGTTCTCAGAGGTAAATAAAATATCTGGCCTTCTCGCCTCCTCCTCCAGACACCTCCAGGACCCTCTAGAAAAACTGGACACAGAATTGACAATGATGACCATGGCGGGCCCTGATATTTGACACCCAAGGGATGCTGGGAACAGTCAGGCAAGAAGGTGGTCTCCACTTTGAGAGAGGAGCTTTGCGCCAGAGTATACAAAGGAACAAGTGTGACAATTTATGAACACCGGTGACTCTGGCCGTGAATGATCTCTACACCCCATTTCACAACTTGTATCCACCTGGATATAGGAAAGTATCGCGTTAGGTATAAATAGACTGGGATAAACCGGGAGGGGGGCGAACGACTCTGTGCTGGGCTTCCGTCAGGCCTGCCCTTCTCTTTCACTGTCTATGAAGCTACAGCGTAAGTTAGGTCCCTGAGGCTGCACTGAGAAAACACCAACGCACAGCCTTTTAAGTCTGCCGGAGCCGTAAAAAGAAGGTGCCATTTGACACGTGTGCCCCGATACCCACTTCCCGGCCGTCCCGCCAGGGTGAGGAGCTTCCACCGCGGGCTCCCACGCACCAGGGGCACCCGGGGTTGCAGCCCCAGCTCCCCCCGCCCGCGGCGTCGCGGACCGAAGGGCCGCGgaaggaggcggggaggggaacCCCCCCAACGCTCCCGGCCGGCGCGCGCGCTCACCTGGCCCGCAGAGCCGGCTGAAGTGGTAGGGGTTGCAGCACACGGTGGGGCCgtcggcggcggcggcgaagcTGTGGCAGCCGCACAGGGGCTTCAGCTCCACGGCGTGCTGCAGGTCGGGCCAGCGGAAGAGGCGGCCGAGCAGCAGCTGCGGCGGCGCAGGCTGGCCGCCCAGGCGGAGGTCGGCGCGCGGCACCAGCACGCAGCCGCCCGGCACGCCGCCGCGGGACTCCACCGCCTCCAGCAGCGTGTCCAGCGAGCGCTCCTTGAGCCGCTTCAGCAGCGAGTACGTGACCGTCTTGAGTTCCTGCTCGAGCAGCAGCAGCCGCGAGCGGGCTTCGCGActccgcccgccgcccgccgcctccAGGGCCGCCCCGGCCAGGGGGTCGCCGGCGTCCCGCGGCGCGCCCGCGGCGTCCCGCTCCGAGAAGAGACAGCAAGTCACAGTCTCGCAGTCACTTTCGGGCAGCCAGCCCGGGCCTCCCGGCTCCGCCGCGTCCAGAGGGGAGCCCCCAGCGCCGGCCCCCAGCTCCGACATGGGCCTCGGGGGGCCCCCTGCGCGCCGGCGCCTCCCCGCGCCCTGGGCGCCTCGCTGTCCCACCGCGTCCCGGGGCCGCCGCGGGGCTACCGGGCGGACTTCGGAGCGGCCGCAGCCTCCGCCTTCTCGTGCCCGCGGGGCCGGCTCAGCTCGGCTGCCCAAGCTCCCATCctcgtcgccgccgccgccgccgccgccgcctccttcCTCCCGGTCGGGGACCACACGACTTCGCCAAAGTCGCCGCACCAGCCCCGAGCGTTTGGACCTGAACATACGATATCCTTTggcgccgggggtgggggggaggcagtcTCCGGTTACCGGGGGTCCGTTCCGTCAGCGAGGCGCCGGCTGCGCGGGCCGCAGCCCCACATGAAGCTCCGCCGCCGGGCGCCGTGCAGGTCGCGCACAGCCTGTCGTCGAAGGGGCGCCGCAGGGCTGCAACATGAGGGAGCTCGCCGGGCCGGGACGGCGGGGAACACGCGCGCGCCGAGCCGCAGTCCGCGCCGGGCCAGCGGCTACATGGACCCCGGCGGCCGGGCTACTCAGCAACTCCAGCCCCGGCGTTGGAGGGGGACTGCAGGCTGCCCTCCGCCAGAAAGACCCCGCATGGGCCGGCGAGCCTTCAAAAGTTGCGCGACTGGTCCATGAGCACAAAGCGCTCCCGCCGAACCCCCCAGATGTGTCCGGGCAGCCTTGCCTTTAAAACCCAAACGCTTAACTACATGGGCTTTTCCTGCAGGATCCGAAAGGCCGGCTTGTTGATACCTTCAGCTTCCTTCTTACTCCCTgcaaaagaaggggggggggggggaggaaagaaagaaaaagaaagcccaaacaaaaccaaaatcctgGAATTGCATGCACGAAAAGCCAACTCCGTCTCAGGTCCCAGGCGCTAGATGCACTTGGAGCAAGTTTCTCCTGAACGCGGGTGTCAACACATGAGTGGAAACTGTAAAAATCCCAAAGAGCTGTTGGGAATccttaattaaaaatgcaatccACCGAGGCAGAGGTCGCAGCCCGCCCCACGCTGCGCTCGGACGCCCGGGGCGCCGCGGCTGCAGAGgtcgtccccctcccccctccacaaaAAGTGCCTCCCGGTGGCCCCGCGGTCCCTGCGAGGTCTGGCGAGGCAGCGCCCGGCGGCTCTTTCTCTCGGCTCGGCTCCCTCGCTCGCTCCCCCGCTcggctctctctcttttttgttctccTCAAACGCACACTGAGGGCCCCCGGAGGAGCGCCGCGGAGTCATTGGCTGCCTCCCATCATATGCCAGTCTAGACACTTTGGCGGCTCCGCGGCGCTGATTGTTGCGCAAACAAGGTTTCAAGTTTCTTAACTCTTAAAGGAGAACACGTCCCATTGCAGGGCCCGAGGCTCCGAAGGGCCGGCTCCCGGGGCGGGCCGAGCTTGGGCTCCCGCCCCACGCTCGCCCCGGCACCCCCGCCCCGAGCCTGACAGCGCCCACGGCCCGCTTTCAAGCCCGCGTCGCGCCGCGGGCACGGATGCGAGCGAGCACACCCcctcgcgcgcgcgcacacacacacgcgagTTACACAAACCACGGGCGAGCGGCGCGAAGGCTCGGTGGACACACTGAGACTTGGATGCAAACGGGGCGCtttgcctctccctggcttgtgcacaAACTTACAAACACACACTGCACTTTAGAGTTGGGCCAAACCCCCATCCCAGGGAAGGCTAATAAAAatgggtgtgcgtgtgtgcctTCCTGGCCTGAGTCTCTTGGGAGCAGGGGGCGGCCGATTTGTTACGGTAGCGGGATCTTGATGGCACAAGGTCTCCACACCCTCTGTCGCAGTCAGGGGTCTCTCTGCGGGGCCAAATGAGGGACCTGGGACGCTTGGCGCAAGGGGGCTCCAGGCTTGCCCGAGGTAGCGAATTGcagagagtggggtaggggcggGGAGTGTCTCCTCTCCGGCTCCTCACGGTCGCCACGGCTCTCCCTCGGAGCTAGGCGGGAGGCCAGCAGTCCCGGGCCCCCTCGGGGCCGggtgcttcctcctcccctttccccaagTGATTCTCTGCACCACCGAGAGGGATGTGGGTAGGGGTCTTGCTCTCCCTTGCGACGTTTCACCAAGGAAATGGGGATGGGTTGGGGGCAGGGTCCCGGCCCACTGGGTCCGGGACTGGCTAGGGGGCGCGGCGGCAGCAGCGGGCCGCCCGGCGCGGGAAGGGTTAAGGCCGCTCCTGCCCCTGGAGCCGGCGCGGCGGGGTACCTCCTCGGGCGCGCTCGCTCGTCCGAGGGTGGCAAAAGTTCAAGCTTGTAAAGTCGGGATTGGTCCCGCGCGGAGGGAAAAAAGGCctggttcccccctccccccccgggcGCGGCGCCGATTGGCCGGGCCGTGGGGCGGGCACCGCCCTCTCCGCGGCGCgcggcggccccgcccccggcgcggCACCCCGCCCCTTTCCGGGCAGGAGCCTGGCCCCGCACTGAATGAAAGAAATTCCGCTACTCTCATTGGCCCGGGGCTGGGCGCCATTCCCCCGCGGGGGCCGCGGGGGCGCCGGCGCGCGGGTCTCCCCCGGGGGTGCCCACGTGTGGGGCTGGCCCTTTGAGTGTGCGGCGGGGCGAGTACCCCGCGGGGCTCGGAGTCTGTGTGAGCGCTGGGGGAAGGGCGGTGTATTCAGGAAGGACTCGAGCCTTTTGCTGAGCTGTACCTGGAGCCAGGTACTGTTCGCGCCGCGCTCTCCGGGAGACGTGGTTTTTCTTTCGACGGGAAGACGGGGCCGAGAAGCTTCCTCACCCCCATCCGCTACTGCTTTGGCCAAATCAAAATAGCTGTCAGTGTCCTGTTTGAAAAACGAGGGTGACGGTGCCTACCCTGCGCTGCTCACAGGACCGTGAGGATCCTTTGGAGAGTGTGCATTTTAAGCGCACAAATCGCACGTGAACAGCGAGATGAATTTTCGCAAGTGATTACAACACTTATGTAACTAAGCAGCACCCAGAAGCCCATCTCGTGGTCCTTTCGGTCATTTCTCGCCCCTGGGGGAAAAATACGAAGAATAACTCAGTGTCAAGTGTTTTCTTTTACCGGGGTATTCGCTGGTTTGGCTGTGGATTGCAATAATAAATAAGTCGGAGCTTATTGACTCCTTACTGCGGGCAAGGCCACGTTCCAGGCATCGTAAGGATTCAGTCACTGAATTCTCCCAACAACCCTGATAGGTGGtgttattatttcccttttacagatgaggaaactgaggcacaggaactTGCCATTCAATTCGCCACTGACCAGATAGTGTTGAGAGTACTAAAATGCTAAAACCAGATAGGCATAAACCAGTATGTATGCTCACCCCACAAGCTAACGGTGTGTGGGTCTGTGTTTCCAGAGCATACCTTCCAGGgcagtgattttcaaaatgtCCACTGGACCTGCTGAATCAAAGTATTATGGGATGAGGCCCCAAACACTTGGGGATAGGTATGGTTTTTACCACTATTTTACAGATAACCTGCATAAGCTTTCAGTTAGTTGCAGAggcgggatttgaacccagccagCTGAGCGGGATAGGTGCAGGGATGAAGGTATGGAATGGGGCAGCAGGCTCGAGATGGGTTACCTTCTTCCCTGGGCAGTAACTCATAGTTTGGCTTCTGTTCTCATTCATGCAGAGATGCAACATTAGGGGCGAGGTGCCATTAGGTGCCTGCTGGATGCCATCTGAGGAGCACTGAAGCCAGAGTCTGGTAGGCCTAAGTTCAGTAGTGACCTTCCTAAACTTCCCTCAGCTTTATAAGCCTCTgggttctcatctgtaaaatgggaatcgGGGTCATGCTCCAGGCGGTTACCAAAATTAAATGACACGAGGACCCAGAGTCATCCCTCATTACAGGAAGATGCCTCTGAGTGGAGATAGCATCAGGAAGGGAAGGGCACTGATAGTTCGGTCCACTGTCCTTGGATTCTCAGGGCCCATCCAGCCAGGCACTGGCCCGCACTGCGACCACTAGAGGGTGTGTGAGAGCCCAGCAGGGCAGGGCCTAGGAGCCACAGCCTAAGGGTACCCTCCTGGACTGCCCTCCAGAAAACAAGCTCCAGTTCCCTGGGGGTatagaagaagaggaaagtgCTATGCCAGCTGATGTTCCTCAGAACCCCCGCAGCCACATTACTCGCAAAGTAACTCACAAAGAAGTGATCCTAACCCCTCAGATTCAAAACTGCTCCCTCCCCATTATTCCAGTATTTTCCCAAAGCACCTGGTGCTTTCTCTTTGCACTGCTTCTCCCAATACATAACTATACAATTCCATGGCtattctcctctgcctctggaACGTAAGCCCCATACAGGGAGAAATGGTGAGCTATCagccgctccccccccccccccccgccacccacaGCAGTGCTGAGGGAGTAGAGTCAGAAACAGGCCATTGGAGACCACCCTGTGCCATCAAAGAAGGTAATTCACACGAGACCACGTTGCCCATTCCTCTCTGCAGTCCCTAGCACATGTCATGGGCACCCAGTATCTTCGAGGTGGTTGAATTCTAATCTCTCACTTCACCAAGCTTCGTGCTCATCATCATCCTGCATCAAACATTTATACGCACTACCTAAtcaaatccacccccccccccaaatcagcACAATGAAGAATTTAACATTCTTACTAGACCTGTTTTCtagacaaggaaacagagagcATAAGTAATTTGTCTCCGGTCACATTGCCAACAG
Protein-coding regions in this window:
- the SMAD6 gene encoding mothers against decapentaplegic homolog 6; amino-acid sequence: MFRSKRSGLVRRLWRSRVVPDREEGGGGGGGGGDEDGSLGSRAEPAPRAREGGGCGRSEVRPVAPRRPRDAVGQRGAQGAGRRRRAGGPPRPMSELGAGAGGSPLDAAEPGGPGWLPESDCETVTCCLFSERDAAGAPRDAGDPLAGAALEAAGGGRSREARSRLLLLEQELKTVTYSLLKRLKERSLDTLLEAVESRGGVPGGCVLVPRADLRLGGQPAPPQLLLGRLFRWPDLQHAVELKPLCGCHSFAAAADGPTVCCNPYHFSRLCGPESPPPPYSRLSPHDEYKPLDLSDSTLSYTETEATNSLITAPGEFSDASMSPDATKPSHWCSVAYWEHRTRVGRLYAVYDQAVSIFYDLPQGSGFCLGQLNLEQRSESVRRTRSKIGFGILLSKEPDGVWAYNRGEHPIFVNSPTLDAPGGRALVVRKVPPGYSIKVFDFERSGLLQQGPEPDAADGPYDPNSVRISFAKGWGPCYSRQFITSCPCWLEVLLNNHR